Proteins co-encoded in one Caldisericia bacterium genomic window:
- a CDS encoding radical SAM protein: MKDFGFQWHITDFCNLRCKHCYQEKFDKKSELPFEKIKYIVDKISESLKDRKISVNITGGEPFLREDILDIISYINNKENFKEINIITNGTILNDAIINFLESIQKFKYLKVSIESHNEIKNDFIRGKGNLDKVKENLKILKSKSCKKILIMITLSSLNYKELISFLEFTKSLNVDGVILERFVPLGRGKELFNYFLKKEEWKEVMREIIYFLDINISYIELIPYKAFWIDLQNNKIKGALCNLGDEAIALMPDGTIYPCRRLTIPYGNILTDDFNEILKKLKNFRDEIKTKLKGKCKNCDINCIGCRALTYAVLGDLYEEDPQCFL, translated from the coding sequence ATGAAAGATTTTGGATTTCAATGGCACATTACTGATTTTTGCAATTTAAGATGTAAACATTGTTATCAGGAAAAATTTGATAAAAAGAGCGAACTTCCTTTTGAAAAAATAAAATATATAGTTGATAAAATTAGCGAAAGTTTAAAAGATAGAAAAATATCAGTAAATATTACAGGAGGAGAACCATTTCTAAGAGAAGATATTTTAGATATAATCTCATACATTAATAATAAAGAAAATTTCAAAGAGATAAATATAATAACTAATGGAACGATATTAAATGATGCTATTATAAATTTTTTAGAGAGTATTCAAAAATTTAAATATCTTAAGGTATCTATAGAGTCTCATAATGAGATTAAAAATGATTTTATAAGAGGAAAAGGAAATTTAGATAAAGTTAAGGAAAATTTAAAAATTTTAAAGAGTAAATCTTGTAAAAAAATTTTAATAATGATAACTCTTTCTTCTTTAAATTATAAAGAACTTATCTCATTTCTAGAATTTACAAAATCTCTTAATGTTGATGGTGTTATACTTGAAAGGTTTGTTCCTTTGGGAAGAGGAAAAGAACTATTTAATTATTTTTTAAAAAAAGAAGAATGGAAAGAAGTAATGAGAGAAATAATTTATTTTCTTGATATTAATATTTCTTACATAGAACTTATTCCATATAAAGCATTTTGGATAGATTTACAAAACAATAAAATTAAGGGTGCTCTTTGCAATCTTGGAGATGAGGCAATAGCTCTTATGCCAGATGGAACAATTTATCCATGCAGAAGATTAACTATACCTTATGGAAATATATTAACTGATGATTTTAATGAAATTCTTAAGAAATTAAAAAATTTCAGAGATGAAATAAAAACTAAATTAAAAGGAAAATGTAAAAATTGTGACATAAATTGTATTGGTTGCAGAGCATTAACATATGCAGTTTTAGGTGACCTTTATGAAGAAGACCCTCAATGTTTTTTATAA
- a CDS encoding 5-formyltetrahydrofolate cyclo-ligase — MKSKEEIRNYVWXKMEKENISSFPRPVFGRIPNFVDSDKACEKIKEINEFKSANAIFVAPDSPLRRVREIILENGKILVVALPHIKDIVEIHERINIKEASIIRGFEKYGKPLRTKIDLMIEGSVAVDLKGNRIGKGKGYGDKEYEILKKGGFLKENLKIITIVHECQIFEDFSYLMNEKDVKVHYIITNKRIIKIS, encoded by the coding sequence ATGAAATCAAAAGAAGAGATTAGAAATTATGTTTGGAANAAAATGGAAAAGGAAAATATCTCCTCTTTTCCAAGACCAGTATTTGGAAGAATCCCTAATTTTGTAGATTCAGATAAAGCATGTGAAAAGATAAAAGAAATTAATGAATTTAAAAGTGCAAATGCAATTTTTGTTGCACCTGATTCACCTTTAAGAAGAGTAAGAGAAATTATCCTTGAAAATGGAAAAATTCTTGTTGTTGCATTGCCTCACATTAAAGATATTGTTGAGATTCATGAAAGGATAAATATTAAAGAAGCCTCTATAATAAGAGGGTTTGAAAAATATGGTAAACCACTCAGAACAAAAATTGACCTAATGATTGAAGGAAGTGTAGCAGTTGATCTTAAAGGAAATAGAATTGGCAAAGGCAAAGGTTATGGCGATAAAGAGTATGAAATTTTAAAAAAGGGTGGATTTTTAAAAGAAAATTTAAAAATAATAACTATTGTTCATGAATGTCAAATTTTTGAAGATTTTTCTTATCTTATGAATGAAAAAGATGTTAAAGTTCACTATATAATAACAAACAAAAGAATAATTAAAATATCTTAA
- a CDS encoding response regulator transcription factor has translation MNEKIKILIVDDQKLIREGLKALLQMEDGFCVIGEASNGKEAYELYIKLKPDIVLMDIQMPVMNGVEAIKKIKEVDSQAKIIILTTFDDDQYVYDGLKSGALGYILKDISIEKLSETIRIVYEGGALIEPSITKKILSELSKIEKPQIKKEALIEELSLRELEILKLISKGYTNQDIADKLNLSVGTVKNYVTIILQKIGARDRTEAALIAKEIGII, from the coding sequence TTGAATGAAAAGATAAAAATTTTAATAGTTGATGACCAAAAATTAATTAGAGAAGGTTTGAAAGCTCTTCTTCAAATGGAAGATGGATTTTGTGTTATAGGCGAAGCATCTAATGGAAAAGAAGCATACGAATTATACATAAAACTTAAACCTGACATTGTTTTAATGGACATTCAAATGCCAGTTATGAATGGAGTTGAAGCAATAAAAAAAATTAAAGAGGTTGACTCTCAAGCAAAAATAATAATTCTTACAACATTTGATGATGATCAATATGTTTATGATGGACTCAAAAGTGGTGCTTTAGGATATATATTGAAAGATATTTCAATAGAAAAACTATCTGAAACAATAAGAATTGTTTATGAAGGTGGTGCACTTATTGAACCATCAATAACAAAAAAAATTTTGTCAGAACTATCAAAAATAGAAAAACCTCAAATTAAAAAAGAAGCTTTAATTGAAGAATTAAGTTTAAGAGAATTGGAAATTTTAAAACTTATTTCAAAAGGATACACTAATCAAGATATTGCAGATAAATTAAATCTTTCTGTGGGAACTGTTAAAAATTATGTAACTATTATTTTACAAAAAATTGGTGCAAGAGATAGAACTGAAGCAGCGCTAATTGCAAAAGAAATTGGAATTATATGA